DNA from Agathobaculum sp. NTUH-O15-33:
GCACCACAAAACGGCCGCCGCGCTGGGTGATGATGGTTTCCTGCAAATACTTGGCGCGCTCGCCGGACAGCATGCGGCCCAGCGCTTCGCGCACCTTGCCCGAAATGCGCCGCATTTCTCGGCGGATGGAAAGCAGCTCGGCGGAGGCGCCGTCCGCGATTTCTTCCTCGGAAACGATCGCGGTCGTGATCTGTTCCTCCAGCACACGGTTGCCCGAAAGCATGCCGAAGATCGGGGTAAGCGTGGTTTTTTCCTCGTGCTCGGCGTCGTAGGCCAGCGCGCGGCGCGAAGTTTGCAGCACGCTCGCAACGGCAAGCAGCTCGCGCGGGTTAAGCACACCGCCCCGATCGGCGCGGGACAGGATAGCGCCTACCTCGCGGATGCCGCCGAACGCGGGACTGCCCTGACGAATCATCAGGTTTTTCGCGTCCGTCGTCTGGTCCATCCAGACGCGGGCCTCCTCCCGGTCGTCCAGCGGCCGCAGCGCAAGGCACCGTTCACGCCCCTTATCGCTGGCCGCCTGCGCGGCGAGCCGTTCCAGTATCGTAAAATATTCTAATGTTCGCAAAGATTTTTCGCCTAGTTTGTTCATGGTACACTCCTGTTTAAGTGAAAGAAAGTATATCGCCCAGCCAGCCATACGCAGATGACAACAGCAGTAAAGATCCGGCGGCGGCCAAACCGAACCATCTCCAAACGTGGTAGATGCGGCGCGCCGTATCGCTCATTTTCAGCATCACTGGCGCCATAAACCACAGTTTTCCCAGCATAATGCCAGTAAAAATCCCCCGCGCCGCCAGTTTTTGATATTCTTCGTTGGGCACATTGCGCTTGAGATCGTTCATCGCGTTGTGTACGCTCCAAAACATTTCGATCAGGATGGCAACCGCCGATACGCCCAGAACGATACCGGCTTCCCAGCCCGCTGCCCAAAAAAGCAGCGCCGCTACGTCCAGCGCGGCGAGCGTGATAAAATTCCAGCGTAACGAGAGCTTCATCTTAATCTCCCCCTAGCTTAACCAAAAACCGGCGGGCAAAGCGATCGATAAAATTTCAGGCTGTCGAATCCGCGGCCCAGATGATAAAGGGTATACTGTTCCGCCAGTTCACAGAACTGCGCGGCGGCGGGGCCTGAAAGCGCAAAGGCATACACCCGGCGCGCTTCGCTTGTCAGCACATGCAGCAAGGCGCGCAGCGCGCCTTCGGACAGGCGCGCGTAGTCGCCGCCGATCCGGCGGGCGCAGACTTTATCCGCCGCCTGCCCGGCGCGGACGGAAAAGAAAACGGGCGGGGTTTCGATCACCCTGCCGCAAACGCCGCAGGCGGACAGATCGGGCGCGTAGCCGCTTTCGGCCATGGCGCGCCATTCAAACGCGGCCTTTACCAAGTTTTTTGCCCGCTTGCCGGCGCAAAGCGCGGTCAGCGCGCTGAGCAGCATGCGGCAAAGCGCGGGGCTTTCCTCGCTCTCGTCGGTCAGCGTGTTTGTCAGCTCGCACAGATAACAGGCCAGCGCGTACGCCTCGATATCCTCCGCGATCGCAAAAAAATCACGCACGATCGAGGCTTCCTGTAGGGTAAA
Protein-coding regions in this window:
- the recO gene encoding DNA repair protein RecO, with translation MAEVKLRALGLRETDFGDYDRYLTALTEEGRKIEILCKNARRGNQGKTIAARQFCFAEFVLRERGGRFTLQEASIVRDFFAIAEDIEAYALACYLCELTNTLTDESEESPALCRMLLSALTALCAGKRAKNLVKAAFEWRAMAESGYAPDLSACGVCGRVIETPPVFFSVRAGQAADKVCARRIGGDYARLSEGALRALLHVLTSEARRVYAFALSGPAAAQFCELAEQYTLYHLGRGFDSLKFYRSLCPPVFG